cCAATAAAACAGCTTCACCCAACAATCACCGACCATTTAGAAGTTCCTCCAACAGGAGGAGCATTgctggactccctgaagacacGCCAAGAACCAGAACTCCACACGTCAGAACCAagaacgcacacacagcagattTGTCCCAGAGCCGTGCCATCGAGGtatgtttgacatttgtgtctTACAGGGTGATTCTCCAAACGCACCTGTCCGCAGCTCTTCCTTCAGGACCAGCAGGAAGGCCCCCATCTCACCAAAGTGGTAGGAGACCCTCAAGCACCTCGTCCAGATGCCTGTTCAGCTCacctggtgtgtttgtgttgctttcagGGTGACCTCAAACAAGAGTCGAGCCCAGTCACCCTGCTCTTCCAGCCAgtaccccgccccccccctccaccagaGAGTTACAACACCCGATGACAGGGGTCAtactgaggtcaaaggtcacaatACCCTGGAGAGAAAAACCAGCAAAGCTGAAATGTCAGAGAGGAAGTTCCACAAATCCACCAGCAAGGAACTGCCTGCAGGTAAAGCATTCCTATGCAGCGACTAACCCAAACTAGTCCAGCCCTTAACCAGCAGCCTGTTCTACCTTTATTAGCAATAACCCCAGTTTCTGATAGGGTTCCTGAGGAACCTGAGGAACCCTACGCCATTCTTCACAGAATTGCctccagttctggaatattTCTGGTTTAGCTGATGCAGATCTCACCAGGTGACTGCAGTAGGCTCTAGAATGGCCACCCTAGGAGTCTGGTGGCAGCTGTCTATCATTGCTGCCTTCTACCACACCCAGGTGTACTCGCCAATGAGCCGTGAACTGCCACCTTTTCCTTGTGGGGGAGTTTGAATGCCCGGAGGATCGGGGGCTCCCAAGGCGAGCAGGTCCTGGGTGACGGGCCAGACTAAGAGCAGTTTAAAAGACTTTGAGTATTAATAAATCACAGACTGTGGCCTCACCCAGGAGCCAGGTCTAGGGTCTAGGCTCTGCCTGAAAGGACGAAATGGGCCCAACCTCGGGGTGGACTCGCCACCCGCTGAGAGAACCGCAGGGGACAGGTGCAAAGTGGACAGCGGAGGGCTCGTAGACCCGATTCCCGGACACAAAGACTAGCTCTTGGGcctgaaaggacaagatcctggaTACAAGTGGTCCAAATtagtttcctctgcagggtggctgggtgCCCCCTTAGAGAcggggtgaggagctcagtcaccagggaggatcTTCCACATCCAGAGttgtcagctgaggtggctcaGGCATCTGTTACGGATGCCTCCcgaacgcctccctggggaggaggcctcggggaagacctgggacacgctggagagactatgtctctcggctggcctggtaACACCTTGGGATTACCCCGGAGGAGCTGAACGAGGTGTCTGGGTAGAGGGAAGTCTGGACGTCCTTGCTGAGACTGTTGCTTCCTATTCCCGGCCCTGGATAAGCGctagaggatggatggatggatggatggatagcaATCACTTTTGACCACGCTAAATTTATGCATACATAATATACCTGAACAGGAAAACCACTGTGAATGTACTGCTGAAGTCATGACGATCTATGAAGGGTGGTTCAGTGTTTGAACTCCAGCTGATCTGATGATGGTGATCGTGTTCAGGAGGTCCGATCAATCAGAAACTGCAGTTGGGTCAGGCTTAGGAGAACTCGATCATTCCTTTGTGTCCAACAGAGTCTCCAGGGAACGCCGTATCCAGGAGTGTTGGTGGGACAACAGATGCTGAAGAGGCGTCCAGACTGCTGTCAGAGAGACGACGTTTGGCGAGAATacagaaagagatggaggagagacaacgacaggaggaggacaggtgTGAGAACTGATCATTATTGATTATCAATTATCTTAAATTCCTAAGGATGACAGCAGAGAAGATTCAAATCTGGGAGATGAAAGCAAGGACTTTTATTTACAGCCTGTGATTTTGGAACAAACAATAAATTGATTAATTTGTCAgatcaatcaataaatgaaataagGAAGCGGAATATCCCTGTCTGTAAGGTGGCCTGCAGAGTCTAAACCTGTCATGTTCCTCCAGGCTGAGGGCCgaggaggaacagaggaggCATCAGGAGGCAAGAGAGAGGCAGGAAAGAGCTGCCcagcaggcagaggaggagagagggaggagggaggaggagaggaggattacggaggaagaggagagacgaCAGAAAGAGCAGAGATGGAAAGacatgcaggagcagctggacagAGAGGTCAGCTTTTATTACTCACATTATGTTATTGAAATGGAGATTTGTGATCTATAATATAGGTGATAATAAGCTAATAATCATAATTGAAAGACAGAATCAATGAGCTGTTGCTAACAAAGCTAACATTCAGAGGACAGAGGCTGTCTTTGGTTTAGGTGTGTGGTTTCTGCGGTAAGTTCATAActtgatgatggtgatggtcaCGTTTTAGAGGGAGGAGGCATTCATGCGAGCCCAAAAGGAGGCAGAGACGAAGAGGCAGGAGCGAGAACTGCTGCACATccaagaggagcaggaaagactgcagaggaagaaggtATCACGCACCTCCATGAAGAACGGAAACCTTCGGTTGGAGTGAAACTTACCTGGAGTCTGTTTTCTCAGAGAATCGAGGAGATCATGAAGAGAACCAGGAGGAGCGACATGGAGCCTCTGTCTGACGCTGCAGGTGACTTTACTGATTTTATACGACCCCAGCCCACAGGTTAAACACCTTCTGACCTGTGAGCACATGACCGGACACTCCGTGGATGTTATTGGCTCTGGAGAGGCCGTGGATCATCCCGGTTGGTcattcaaacaggaagaggctgCGCAGCCATTTTGACATTTCGTATTGAGATTTTGAACGTCAAACAGAATCTATGATATTCAAATCTAAGTCGCTATGACCCGCGGGCAGGCCGCTGTCGTATCTGATGTCGTTGTGTCCATGCTTGTAGTCCTCTCCCATAGAACAGCTTTTACAGTGGACC
This DNA window, taken from Brachionichthys hirsutus isolate HB-005 chromosome 14, CSIRO-AGI_Bhir_v1, whole genome shotgun sequence, encodes the following:
- the LOC137903702 gene encoding MAP7 domain-containing protein 2-like, translated to MAQQSSSPGVRRRSDGSVRECLFFPVSERNEQERLEALVHRRTEGTSRRGRAAGDNRPKRWTWGGPPDGDVAVFLCPPMMYPPINKQLSNSSTSLHAPETASPNNHRPFRSSSNRRSIAGLPEDTPRTRTPHGDSPNAPVRSSSFRTSRKAPISPKWVTSNKSRAQSPCSSSQYPAPPLHQRVTTPDDRGHTEVKGHNTLERKTSKAEMSERKFHKSTSKELPAESPGNAVSRSVGGTTDAEEASRLLSERRRLARIQKEMEERQRQEEDRLRAEEEQRRHQEARERQERAAQQAEEERGRREEERRITEEEERRQKEQRWKDMQEQLDREREEAFMRAQKEAETKRQERELLHIQEEQERLQRKKRIEEIMKRTRRSDMEPLSDAAGDFTDFIRPQPTDMRTETAVPSEDDVPVIMLGPLEKRCVDELSDGVQSMDVSSPSVSISPVSRDEHASAQEFSPIMEGSDSCPLDHMMDVSIHLQGPGAETQAGNGVGDLNKNLLIEACDAASGSSQFIHSIGPSKLDVQ